A single Corticium candelabrum chromosome 12, ooCorCand1.1, whole genome shotgun sequence DNA region contains:
- the LOC134187655 gene encoding uncharacterized protein LOC134187655 → MCFFVDNTVTDRDSGAVDPQVIHLRQKTEEVAHKVARHDRLPIRWLKYEQKVQEMKVSHPTKKTTNVPELLQLAMNAAGIKSREELLVLLQYLSCRAVLMYHPKALKSGDDEEVVLDVEWFVSQLQKVITIYMEGDVPPILWNDVKRSKEKGIMTMSLVRHLLSDAGSAQHLIVSLMRHYDLLCEYSVIEEENLKTASDYQDFLTLEGGGESHCQEKQDVFESTACFIPSLMEQAVGLESVKMNDGLKSVPLILSSAPIRIPQPLFYRVLTLLCKRFRRLAVIFRNVGYFHIYPGHRLELALNRYNFQMTVLSETHTSLNAKVCVAVREWIVDVVDKAKQQGMPGLKLQLGFEWDVSTSTLKSSNIEFVSLDGYQQSRFLLYSNVTKREVQPPSRLSLWYPQLECSQTEMMSTACASRIKQHDTVSCETPVESLIDKPTASCLLEVSKLLDDEDALGDDWRRLWSELLSRPLNEDVVKKKSESPTLFLLKRWCSMKPPGEATIGRLMKALNAIYRNNVARVLQRHVDILQQDVTPEELNHLADMIEGCWQEFAAVLAPNLFKVTGKIAAIKHDYPSSALQAKAMLEIWCDQLGAKAQRHLLIGALIQRGLRSHAEAVFGVEGVEEMLKETHTPLNSKVGVTVREWIVDAVDKAKQQGMSGLKLQLGFEWDVSMFTFKSSDIEFISLDGYQHPSFSSTAV, encoded by the exons ATGTGTTTCTTTGTGGataacacagtgacagacCGAGACAGTGGTGCCGTAGATCCACAAGTGATTCATCTTCGACAGAAGACAGAAGAGGTGGCTCACAAGGTGGCTCGACATGACAGACTGCCCATCAGATGGCTCAAGTATGAGCAGAAGGTACAAGAAATGAAGGTTTCCCATCCAACAAAGAAGACTACAAATGTTCCTGAATTACTGCAGCTTGCCATGAATGCTGCAGGAATTAAAAGTCGGGAGGAGCTGTTGGTGTTGCTGCAGTATTTGAGTTGTCGTGCAGTATTAATGTATCATCCCAAGGCATTAAAGAGTGGCGATGATGAAGAAGTTGTGTTAGATGTCGAATGGTTTGTATCACAGCTGCAGAAAGTAATCACAATATACATGGAAGGTGATGTTCCTCCCATTTTATGGAATGATGTTAAACGCAGTAAAGAGAAAGGCATTATGACAATGTCTCTTGTGAGACATCTTTTGTCAGATGCCGGTTCTGCTCAACATCTCATTGTGTCACTGATGAGGCACTATGATTTGCTCTGCGAGTATTCTGTTATTGAAGAGGAGAATCTGAAGACAGCAAGTGATTACCAGGATTTTCTCACTCTGGAAGGAGGAGGTGAATCACATTgtcaagagaagcaagatGTGTTTGAGAGTACGGCTTGCTTCATTCCTAGCCTCATGGAGCAAGCAGTTGGTCTTGAATCAGTTAAGATGAATGATGGGCTGAAGTCAGTACCTCTTATCTTGTCATCTGCTCCCATTCGCATTCCTCAGCCATTATTCTACAGAGTACTGACTCTTTTGTGTAAACGTTTTCGTCGCTTAGCAGTTATTTTTCGCAATGTGGGCTACTTTCACATCTATCCTGGTCATCGACTGGAGTTGGCTCTCAACAGATACAATTTTCAAATGACTGTGTTGTCAGAAACACATACATCTCTCAATGCCAaggtgtgtgttgctgttcgTGAGTGGATTGTGGATGTTGTTGACAAGGCAAAACAGCAAGGAATGCCGGGATTGAAGTTGCAGTTGGGATTTGAATGGGATGTGTCTACATCCACATTGAAGTCATCTAACATTGAGTTTGTCTCTCTGGATGGATATCAACAGTCTCGTTTTTTGCTCTACAGCAATGTTACAAAACGAGAGGTTCAACCACCTTCCAGACTCTCTCTTTGGTATCCACAACTTGAATGCTCT CAAACTGAAATGATGTCAACAGCTTGTGCTTCTCGAATAAAACAACATGATACTG TAAGCTGTGAGACACCAGTGGAGTCTCTCATTGATAaaccaactgcaagttgcttGCTGGAAGTGTCCAAACTTCTAGATGATGAAGATGCTTTAGGAGACGACTGGAGGAGATTATGGTCGGAGCTCTTAAGCAGACCTCTTAATGAAGATGTAGTGAAGAAGAAAAGTGAGAGTCCTACTCTTTTTCTGCTAAAGCGATGGTGCAGCATGAAACCTCCCGGTGAAGCTACAATAGGACGGCTGATGAAGGCTCTCAATGCAATATATAGAAATAATGTTGCTCGTGTACTACAAAGACACGTAGATATACTACAGCAAG ATGTGACACCTGAGGAGTTAAATCATCTTGCTGACATGATAGAAGGATGTTGGCAGGAGTTTGCTGCAGTTCTTGCACCCAACCTGTTTAAAGTTACAGGAAAAATTGCTGCCATAAAACATGATTATCCTTCTTCTGCACTCCAAGCTAAAGCTATGCTAGAAATTTGGTGTGACCAACTTGGTGCTAAAGCCCAACGGCACTTACTTATTGGTGCATTAATTCAACGAGGACTAAGATCTCATGCAGAGGCTGTGTTTGGAGTAGAAGGTGTGGAGGAGATGTTGAAAG AGACACATACACCTCTTAATTCCAAGGTGGGTGTTACTGTTCGTGAGTGGATTGTGGATGCTGTTGACAAGGCAAAACAACAAGGAATGTCAGGATTGAAGTTGCAATTGGGATTTGAATGGGATGTGTCTATGTTCACATTCAAGTCGTCTGACATAGAGTTCATATCTTTAGATGGATATCAACATCCTAGCTTCAGCTCTACAGCAGTGTGA
- the LOC134187656 gene encoding 52 kDa repressor of the inhibitor of the protein kinase-like yields the protein MVNLARALTKLAKRSKQACHIDCQRDYDGFMAHVSRRANVAQQVVDHRTKAIAANREKLRSIIKCLVFCGKQNPALRGHRSESFSATSSDTETNPGNFLALLKFRIDAGDTALGTSFQLQGRGPKNVTYCLPQIQNDLLECIEGWIPDTLLESVRAAPFFSLCADEADDASNKEQMPLIIRHIDRQGYVREDFFEFVLCDTGTTGHALAEKVTNEVTEFGLALSKLRGQSYDGAGNMARRLNGSAAELHLAIVSCLNVQQVKNMWCVLKEVGLLFSNSPKRQSALEVQIDTLPFAISNRRKLVDLCRTRWMARQSALVAFADLYVPVVAALEEVSQGRHWSPDSAGAASTLLSSITQFSFICAFCISKHVLEYFHGLTTALQKTSKDICNAYQEVKTVTETLHRVREDIDIYHGQWPRLAESMAEKVGVNASLPRICCRQTNRQNTPAATPKECFKRKIAIPLGDDMCNQMRDRFLNMQQLAFKGLYLIPSTFLEDPARSRDAVSKFAEEYREDPPDPSLLGLPAELDLWEVHWKSRAATEVLPHTTSATLVCTMGNIFPNMQCLLALVCTIPFSAVECEWSVSCLRRLKTYLRSTMGANRLTALALLHTL from the exons ATGGTCAACCTTGCTCGGGCATTGACTAAACTAGCTAAGCGTTCGAAACAGGCATGTCATATTGATTGTCAACGAGACTACGATGGTTTTATGGCCCATGTTTCAAGACGTGCGAACGTTGCACAGCAAGTAGTCGATCACAGGACTAAAGCTATCGCAGCCAACAGAGAAAAATTGAGGTCCATTATCAAATGCCTAGTCTTTTGTGGCAAACAGAATCCTGCTTTAAGGGGACATCGCTCCGAAAGTTTCAGTGCTACTTCATCTGACACCGAAACAAACCCTGGCAACTTTTTAGCTTTGCTAAAGTTTCGCATTGATGCTGGAGACACTGCCTTGGGTACTAGTTTTCAGTTACAAGGAAGAGGACCAAAAAACGTTACCTACTGTTTACCTCAAATCCAAAATGATCTTTTGGAATGCATTGAAGGCTGGATTCCGGACACGCTCTTGGAATCCGTTCGAGCAGCCCCATTCTTTTCACTCTGTGCTGATGAAGCAGATGATGCTTCAAACAAGGAGCAGATGCCTCTCATTATTCGACACATTGATAGGCAAGGTTATGTCCGTGAAGACTTCtttgaatttgtgttgtgtgacaCTGGGACAACTGGCCATGCACTAGCAGAAAAGGTCACGAACGAGGTCACTGAGTTTGGGCTAGCACTGAGTAAGCTGCGGGGTCAGTCATATGATGGAGCTGGAAACATGGCTAGACGCTTGAACGGTAGTGCTGCA GAACTACACCTTGCTATTGTTAGCTGCTTGAATGTGCAGCAGGTGAAGAACATGTGGTGTGTCTTGAAAGAAGTTGGCCTCCTTTTCAGCAATTCACCTAAGCGGCAGTCAGCATTGGAAGTTCAGATAGATACTCTGCCTTTTGCTATCTCCAACAGAAGAAAGCTAGTCGATCTATGTCGCACCAGATGGATGGCACGGCAGTCTGCTCTGGTTGCGTTTGCTGATTTATATGTTCCAGTAGTAGCAGCCCTGGAAGAGGTGAGTCAAGGTAGACACTGGAGTCCTGATTCAGCTGGAGCAGCTTCCACACTTCTATCCTCCATCACTCAGTTTAGTTTCATATGCGCATTTTGTATTTCTAAACATGTTCTTGAATACTTTCATGGTCTCACCACAGCGCTGCaaaagacaagcaaagacatttgtaatgcatATCAAGAAGTGAAAACTGTGACAGAGACATTGCACAGAGTTCGTGAGGACATTGACATCTATCATGGACAGTGGCCTAGACTTGCTGAATCTAtggctgagaaggtaggaGTCAACGCATCCCTACCAAGGATATGTTGTAGACAGACCAACCGTCAAAACACACCAGCAGCAACCCCTAAAGAATGCTTCAAGCGAAAAATCGCCATTCCTTTGGGCGATGATATGTGCAACCAAATGAGAGATAGATTCTTGAACATGCAGCAGCTTGCTTTCAAGGGTCTATACCTCATTCCTTCGACCTTCCTTGAAGATCCTGCCAGGTCCCGAGATGCTGTTTCCAAATTTGCAGAAGAGTATCGAGAAGACCCTCCTGACCCTTCCCTTCTTGGCCTACCAGCTGAGTTAGATTTGTGGGAAGTTCACTGGAAAAGCAGAGCTGCCACTGAAGTGCTTCCTCACACTACCTCTGCGACACTGGTGTGTACCATGGGAAATATATTTCCAAATATGCAATGTCTTCTGGCTCTTGTGTGCACAATTCCATTCTCAGCAGTAGAGTGTGAATGGTCGGTGAGTTGCTTGAGGCGCTTGAAGACATACTTACGTAGTACTATGGGCGCTAATCGTCTGACTGCTCTTGCTCTTTTGCATACACTATAA
- the LOC134188016 gene encoding probable serine/threonine-protein kinase DDB_G0271682, with translation MLQKHYSQAEKILNDAMTLDKQDPVNSVHQTALIHCRIAECFTAESKDNEAMQFFCLSRDTSNLAVNHPLRGRSLFGLGKILVQQKKWNEAQTILRESVSILRQLLPFHPSTIAAILELSDCLRKMNKHKEAAYLLTEPNEVSLYQEDIGMTSQVDDLQKEITKLQQRNEANQQLLLDKENVMHMVIVEREEMEKQHQQQLAQMRTEIDQMSATLEDQTRQLQQQGEELEELTASLEEERKLINPLRQEVQDNHITIRRLTTNLERSERAREQLQKLQRQYDHVLQISDDDLIMTETSLGKGAYGEVGVGLWRGVSVAVKTFYDFLRADELNASFIHREVSVSSRVHHPNVLSICGAIIENEVPLRIVMELLEGSLRDVIKASRRSRSYLCMREQVDIAVGCLCGVMYLHQLQPPLLHGDIRSTNILVSKTMEAKIGDLGSTRFASDKLSVGPLSLEYIAPERMMKSPDGQDRSNTTQADVYSLGVTFVELLTGEDAKRVVRDSQFLAVADIQLQDICYAMAADNPHDRISATETLRRVNALKQNDGYTSCPPKRMVKGKECTEDEVTLMDMPWI, from the exons ATGCTTCAAAAACACTACAGTCAGGCTGAGAAAATACTCAATGATGCTATGACTCTTGACAAACAAGATCCAGTGAATTCAGTGCACCAAACTGCTCTAA TTCATTGCCGTATTGCTGAGTGCTTTACAGCAGAAAGCAAAGACAATGAAGCCATGcaatttttttgtctgtcacgAGATACTTCAAATTTAGCAGTTAATCACCCTTTAAGAGGCAGAA GTTTGTTCGGCTTGGGTAAAATCCTTGTTCAGCAGAAGAAATGGAACGAAGCGCAAACTATTCTGAGGGAAAGTGTGAGTATTTTGAGGCAATTGTTGCCTTTTCATCCATCTACAATAGCAG CCATTCTTGAACTTAGCGACTGTTTAAGAAAGATGAACAAGCATAAAGAAGCTGCGTACCTTTTGACAGAACCAAATGAAGTCTCTTTGTATCAAGAAG ATATTGGCATGACAAGTCAAGTTGATGATTTACAAAAAGAAATCACTAAGCTTCAACAAAGGAATGAAGCCAACCAGCAGCTCTTGCTAGATAAAGAGAATGTTATGCATATGGTTATTGTGGAGCgtgaagaaatggagaaacagcaTCAACAGCAGTTGGCTCAGATGAGAACTGAAATAGATCAAATGAGTGCAACATTAGAAGACCAGACAAGGCAGCTGCAACAGCAGGGAGAAGAATTAGAAGAGCTAACGGCTTCACTGGAAGAAGAGAGAAAGCTGATCAATCCTTTGAGGCAGGAGGTGCAAGACAATCACATAACTATTCGACGCTTGACCACAAACTTAGAGCGAAGTGAAAGAGCAAGGGAGCAGCTACAAAAACTTCAACGCCAATATGATCATGTTTTACAGATCAGTGATGATGATTTGATTATGACAGAAACAAGCTTGGGAAAAGGAGCATATGGAG AAGTTGGTGTTGGCTTGTGGAGGGGTGTATCAGTTGCTGTCAAAACATTTTATGACTTTCTTCGAGCTGATGAGTTGAACGCTTCATTTATTCATCGAGAAGTGTCCGTGTCTAGTCGTGTTCATCACCCTAATGTCTTATCTATTTGTGGAGCTATCATTGAGAATGAAGTTCCTCTTCGTATTGTCATGGAGCTGTTAGAAGGTTCACTGAGAGATGTGATCAAGGCCTCACGCAGAAGCAGAAGCTATTTGTGTATGAGGGAGCAAGTGGATATAGCTGTgggatgtctgtgtggtgtgatgtatcTTCATCAGCTTCAGCCTCCTCTTTTGCACGGAGACATTCGTTCTACTAACATCTTGGTTAGCAAGACCATGGAAGCCAAAATTGGGGACTTGGGTTCGACTCGTTTTGCCAGCGACAAGCTTTCTGTTGGTCCTCTCAGTCTAGAGTACATTGCACCAGAACGAATGATGAAGAGTCCTGATGGTCAGGATAGatccaacacaacacaagccgACGTGTACAGCTTGGGTGTCACGTTTGTTGAGTTGTTGACAGGTGAAGATGCAAAGAGAGTTGTGCGTGACTCTCAATTTCTGGCTGTTGCTGACATTCAGCTTCAAGACATTTGCTATGCTATGGCTGCTGATAATCCACATGATCGTATTTCCGCTACAGAAACGCTCAGACGCGTGAACGCTTTGAAGCAGAATGATGGGTACACATCATGTCCTCCCAAAAGGATGGTGAAAGGCAAAGAATGCACTGAAGACGAAGTGACGCTTATGGACATGCCGTGGATATGA